CGCGCTGACCGTCCTCTCGGAGGACCCCTGGGAGGTCCGCATCGACGTCTCGCTGGGTGACGAGACGCTCTCGGTGTGGATCGACGAGACGCTCGCCGTCACCGCGATGGATCGCACGGGGGACTGATCTGATCTCCCGCTCGCGTTCGAGAACCGAACCACGAACGGCATAGGCCGGGCGGGCGAACGCTCGCTATGACACCGCGATCGATCCCCCCGCTCGCCTACGCCGCGGGCACGTTCGTCCTCGTCTCCGCCACCGTCCACCTCGGCCTCGGCCTCTCGGGGCTCTACGAGTGGCTCGTCCTCGGGACCGAGGGCGCGCTCAGACCGCTCGCGATGCTCGTCGCCGCCGTACTCGCCTACGGCCTCGTAACGACCTACGTCACGGGAGCGCTCGCGCCGATGACCGTCCATCTCGTCGGCGCGGTGCTGATGGCGCTCTACCTGACGGCCTACGCCGACGTCCACGCCTTCGGCGTCGTCGAGGCCACCACGGGCTTCGACCTGGGCGGTCACGGTCCCGACCACGGTCACACCGGCCACGACGACGGACATGGACACGATCACAACGGACACGGGCACGACCACAACGGGCACGGCGACGACCACGATCACGATCGGAACGGGCACGATCACGGCCACGACGGTCCGACGACCGAGGTCCTAATCGAACACCTGCGGGCGGACGCGTTCGCGCTCGTCTCGAAACTCGCCGAAGTCGGTGCCCTCGTCTCGTTCGCGGCGCTCGCGCTCGTCGACCGGCGCTGACTACCGCTCCGCCTCGATCGCGTCGCTCACGGCCTCGACACTCCACTCCTCGAGGAACTCGTCGTTGACGACCACGGTCGGGGTGCCCTCGACGCCCCGGTCGATCCCCGCCTGTCGGCTCTCGACGATCTGCTCGCAGAAGGGCTCCTCGTCGATCGCCTCGCGGACCGTCGCCTCGTCGGCCCCGTGGCTCGCGGCCAGCGCCGCCAGCGAGTCCGCCTCGTACTCGCCCTGCAGTTCGTACACCTCCGCGCCGAAGTCGACGTACGCCTCCTCGCCAGCGTCCTCCAACACCGCGAGCGCGGCGTTCGGCACCTTCCACGACCAGGTGTCGTCGACGGGGATCGGGAAGTCGTGGGTGTGGTAGCTGATCTCGCCCGGCTCGACGTATCGATCCTTGATCTCGGGCGCGACGTCGAGTTCGTAGGTCCGACACGAGGGACAGGCGAAATCCTCGTAGACCTCGACCTCGATCCCGGAGTCCGGGTCGCCCATCGCCGGCACGTCGACCTCGCGTTGCTCTCCGGAACAGTCGCCCTCGGCGCCGCCGTCGTCGCCGAGACAGCCGGCCGTCCCGACCGTGCCGGCCGCCCCGACCGCGAGCAGCACCTCGCGGCGCGTCGGGAGTCGTCGCTGCATGTCGGGCAGTTAGACGGGAACCGCATACGACTGTCGGTCCGACCCCGGACCGGCCCGTCGTCGGATCGCGGAATGCCCTCCTCAGTCCGCCGATCGTGTGCCCGTTTCGTCTCTGTGGCCAGTTAGTATTTATGTGTCCTGACGTTTTTTCCGGTCGATGGAGCGAGAAGGCCTCGGCGGCGAGCGCGGCCCCGACGGGCGGCGTCACTTCCCGAGCTACCGGCCGGGCTGTTACCACGGCAGGGTCGAGGACTGCTGTCTCCTCTGTTACCTCAGACAGGTGGGCCGACTCGTGACGCGGCCGGTCGGCCGCCCCGCCGACGAGCGCCCGACGGTCGGCCGGTCGGCCGATCGGACCGTGATGACCGTCTCGGCGCCGGAGTCGCTCACGCTCAGCGAGCCGGCGGTCGTCATCGTCCACGGCCACGAGCGGATCGCGACCGAGGGTGACCGCGTCAGGATCGAGCGTCCGGAGACGATCGCGGTCCAGGCCGAGATGCCGATCGTGATCAAGGGCGCCCGTTCGGCCGTGATCGTCGACGAGTCGCTCGTCATGAGCGACGACACCGCCCAGCTCCCGGAGGGAGAGTCGGGCCGACTCGTCTCCTTTCCCTATCCCGAACGGGTAGCGGTCTCCGAACCGACGGAGCTCGTCGTCGGTCGGGAGTGAGCTTTTCTCCCCCCGGCGCCTCCCCGAGACCGGTGTCGGAGTACGCCTTCGAACTCGCGCTCTGTGCCCGACTGGAGGACGGCGAGCGGATCGTCTCCCGACAGCTCGGCGGGGCGGTCCGTGCGCCCGGCAACCGGATCCTCGACGTGGTCTGTGTCGAGCCCGGTCCCGAGTTCTCCGACAGGGCCGCGATCACCCCGGAGACGATCCCGCCGCTCGCGATCGAGGCGGGCATCGGCGTCGGTCGCGCCCGCGACCCCCACGGGCTGATCGACGCCCACCCGGAGTTCGCCCGGGAGGCGGTCGACGAGGCCGTCGACGTCGGCTTCTTCGAGCGCGAGCGACGGGACGGCCGCGACCTCGTTCGCCAGACGGCCCGCTATCCCGACTGGTTCGGCGCGATCACGGCGATCGAGAACAAACCAGACCTCGCCGCGCCGGGCGACCTGGAGCGACAGCTGCGGACCGACGTGAGTCTCGGTCTCGTGGACCGGGTGATCCTCGCGACCGAGAGCTACGTCACCCGCGCACACCTCAACCGGCTCCCCGAGGAGGTCGGTGTCTGGCGCGTGCAGGGTGGGATCGAGGTGATCCGGGAGCCCACGCGGCTCACCCCTGCCGAACCGGGAATCGAGATCCTGGATCGGGAGCCGCTCCGAACGGACGTGGCGGTCGTCTCGGCGAGTGAAAAGGCGAAAAAGCGCCGCCGGATCGGCGAACGCGCCTACGGAAAGGGCTGGCGGCCGGCGCTGCCGGCGTGTGCGAACGTCGGGGTGGGGAGCGTCGCCGGCTCCGGTGGACTTCCACACTGTACCTACTACGACGAGGTGGTGAACCCGGCGGGCTGTGGCCCGGACTGTCCGGGCTACGAGGAGGGTGCGGTACCGGAGTTCGACGCGGCCGCCGAGCGCGAGGCGAACTCGCCGTGGGTCGCGGAGCCCGATGGACGAGTACGGAGACAGGTCGGGCTGGATCGCTTTTCGGGCTAGTCCCGGATGTCGATCGGACAGCCGCGGATCGTCGCCCCGCGCATCCCGTCGGCGAGCCAGTGCAGCGAGAGCACGAGCGCGAGGATGGCGGCGAGGGCGAACTCCATCCCGTCCAGCGGAAGCGTCACCGAGATGCCGAAGACACCGAGGATGCCGAAGAACCCGGCGAGCACGGCCGAGCCACAGGCCGCACAGCCCGCACCGAGCGTTCCGAGGACGACGCCGCCGAAGCTGCCCGAACTCGCGCCGAGCGAGAGGTTGTGCTCTCTGAGGTGGTAGACCAGTAGTGCGATGTTCGTCCCCGTGAGGACGCCCGTGAGGACGAGCAAGATCGAGGAGAGGGTGCCGAAACCGTCGCCGATGAACGGGTAGAGGTTCACGAGGATTCCCAGCCTGTTCTCCATCGGCAGCGGCCCGAAGACCACCAGATCGCGCACGAGCGCGACGTTCTGTGCGACGACGAACGTGGTGATCCCGATGAGACCGGTGACCGCCGCGATGGCGGCGTAGAGCGGGCTCACGAGCACGAGCCGGGTCGTCCGGCCCATCCGCTGCCAGTCGGCCGAGCGCATCGGCAGCCAGCTAGAGCGAGAGCGCATTCTCGAACACCTCCGCGCTCTGGTTGCCCTCGATGGTCGTCAGGTACTCGCCCTCCCTGAACAGGTAGAACGTCGGTACCCCCTCGATTCCCGCCTCTCTCGCCGCAGCGATCGTGTTCTCTATCATCCCTGTGTGTGTCTCTATCTCCGCCGCCTCGACGACCGCATCGGGCTCCTCGACGATCCGGTGGAGGAACTCCTCGGTTCGCTCTATGACGTTCCCCTCGTCCAGCCCGTCCTGCTCGCGGTAGTAGAACTCCGCGAGCGACCAGAACGCCGCCTCGCCCTCGCGTTCGAGCGTCTCGTAGAGCGCGTGCGTCGCCGGGACGTTCCAGCCGGTGTCGAGGCCGGGAATCGCCCGGTAGACGTACGCGAGCTCGCCGCCGTCGATGTACGCCGACGAGAGCTCCTCGTAGGCGCCCTGGTGGAACTCGCGACAGAGCGGACAGCTGACATCCGAGACGTCGACGATCGTTGCCGTCGCGGTCGCCGGATCGCCGCGCGTCGGGAGTGACCCGAGGTCGGCCGCGAGCGGGTGGTCCCGCGGGGTGTTCTCCGTCTCGTCGGAGCCCTCCTCGCCGCCGTCAGCCGTCTCTCCCTCCTCGCTCTCGTCGCCCCTGCCGTCGTCAGCGCCCTCCGGCTCCGAGGTATCGTCCGAGTCCGAACCCGTCGCTCCCGGGTCGTCGTCCGATCCCGGGGTGTCGTCGTCCGATACCCCGTCTCCCTGCTCTCCACCGTCCACGTCGCCGGCGTCGTCGTCCAGACAGCCGGCGAGACATCCCACTGCCATGGCGGAGAGCAGCACCTCCCGCCGTCCTGGCATTGTCGAGTGCTGGACGGTGCGACCCATAAACCTTCTGAAACCGTGGGGGACGGCCCGTCGCGGCCGTTTTCGCCGGACAGCACGCCGGAGGTCGTGATACGGTCGTCCGACCGAGGGTATCAGCTACCACGCACATTTCGGGACCTGCCCGACCGGCGACCGGATCGCAGACGGAACAGGTGATCTACAGGACGTACCGTTCGCCGTCGACGGCGAGCGGCGCGGCGAACGCCTCCTCGACCGGGTAGAAGTGTGCGACGTGGACGAGTCGGGTCTCCTCGGCGCCGAGATCGTCGGCGAGCGCGAGCGCGCCCTCGCGGGTCATGTGTTTCGAGCCGAACGTCCGGGGGACCCCGGTTTCGTCTCGGTGTCTCCCGCCGATCGGGTGGTGCTCGCAGAGCGAGGCGGGGACGATCGCGTCCGCGAGCAGCAGGTCCGGCTCGGAGAGCACCTCCCTCGCCCGGTCGCCGATCCCGTAGCTCGTATCGCCCGAAAGCGAGAGCTTCGCCCCCTCGTGCTCGATCGTGAGCCCGTAACAGAGCAGCGGGGGGTGGTCGACTGGGACGAACGTCACCTCGAACCCACAGGTGGTGAAGGGTTCGTAGGGTCGCTGCTCGCTGACGGTGATCCGATCGAGGTAGTCGTACTTCTCCCGGATCGTCCCGGCGACGCTCGTGCCGGTGACCGGATCGACCTCGTCCGCCGCGTGCACGGGGAGGTCCGAGAAGAGCCGGTAGGTGTTGCCCAGGCCGTCCAGGTGGTCGAAGTGGACGTGCGTGACGATGCCGGCGTCCGGTAACGCGACGTCATGGGTGAGAAACTGTGCGCGAAAGTCGGGGCTGAAGTCCACCAGCAGCGACTCCCCCGTCTCCTCGTTCTCGACGTGCACCGAAAAGCGACTGCGCTCGATACCGTTCTCGATGGCGTACGTACAGGTCTCACAGTCACAGCCGGCAGTCGGCGTCCCGGTGGTGTCGCCGGTGCCGAGCAGCGTCACCCGCATCTCAGTGGTCGTGATCGTGGTCGTGGTCGTGGTCGTGTCCGCCGTCGCCCGTCGGGGTCCCGCCCGCGACGAGCGCCTCGTGGTCGCCCTCGATCATGTCGAGTGACTTCAGCGTGTCGCGCTCCTCGAAGTCGACGATCGCGTCGAGGAGGTCGCGCTGGGTGAGCGTCCGTCGGTTCTCCGTCAGCGCCTCGAGCACCGCCTCGCGCAGCACGAGTCGGAGGTCGCTCCCGGTGAGTCCCTCCGTCCTGGCGGCGATCTCCTCGGGGTCGAACTCGCTGATCTCCATCTGCCGGGTGATCACCCGGGCGATGTCCGCGCGCATCCCCTCGTCCGGCTTCGGGAAGTTGACGATCTCGTCGAACCGCCGCCAGGCGGCGGCGTCGAGTTGGTCCGGGTGGTTCGTCGCGCCGATCAGGAGCACGTCGTCGCGGATCAGGCTCACCTCGTCGATCGATTTCAGGAGGGTGTTCACCGCCCGCTTGATCGCGGCGTGCTCGTCGCTTCGCCTCGTCTTCGCGACGAAGTCGAACTCGTCGATGAAGAGGATACACGGCGCGAGCCGTTTCGCCACCTCGAACACCTTGTCGACGTTCTTCGCCGTCTCGCCGAGGTACTGTGAGGTGATCATCGACAGCTTCACCTCGACGAACGGCAGGTCGAGGTCGTGGGCGATCGCCCGCGAGGCGGTCGTCTTCCCCGTCCCCGGCGGACCGACGAACAGCAGTTTCCCGATCTCTCGCAGGCCGATCGCCGCGAGGTAGTCGCGGTGTTCGATCGCCTTCACGACCTTCTCGATCTCGTCCTCCTGGTCCGGGGTGAGTACGAGGTCCTCTAAGGTCATCTCGATCTCCTCGGGCGCGCGGATGTCCACGAGGTCGAGCATGTCCGCGTCCTCCTCGTCCTCGGCGTCGAAGTAGGTCTCGAGCAGTTTGTCGATCCACATCCGATCGGCTTGGATCGGCCGGGTGTTCGTCCGCGCGGCCTGCGGGTCCGGCTCGAAGCCGAGGTCGAACTCGCCGGCGGCGTAGAGGGCCGAGAGCGCCGGGTTCGCCGCGAGTCGATTCTCGGTGATCCGGCCCGCGAGCCACTCGGCGGCCATCTCCGGCTGGGTGAGCGAGAGCTTGCCGGTGAACTCCTCGCGGGTCGTGAACATGAACTCCGAGACGGCGTCCCACGGGTCGGCGCTCTCGGTCACCTCGCGGGCGAGACCCTCGGTCACCGTGAGAGGGCGTTCGATCGTCCCGTCGTGCCAGAACGCCGCCCGGTAGCGGGGAGGAAGGTCGTTCTCGTCGAGGTCCTGATCGTCGTTGTAGGCGTGTGCCGTCAGCAACAACTCGACCACGTCGAGCGGGTCACTCATTCCCGATGACTTGGAATGGGAGAATCTTAACGCCGTCGTTACGAACGCGCGACTCCTCCCTGTGGAGGTCGAACGCTCTCGGCGGGAAACGGGGTGTCCGATCGAGATCGTCCGTCCGTGCGCGCGCCGGTACGCTCTTTGTCGCTGACCCTGAGGGGCCGACATGAACCAGCAGCGGGCGTTCGTCCTCCTCGCCATCGCGATCTCGGCGCTCGTCTCGCTCTGGATCGTCCTTCCCTTCCTCCAGTACGTCCTCGCGGCGGTGATCCTCGCGTACGTCCTCTTCCCGATTCACGCCCGCCTCGCCCCGCGAATCGGCCGTCGTGCGTCGCCGGTCCTGCTCATCGTCCTCACGCTCGTCGCCGTGATCCTCCCGCTGATCTACGTCGGGACGGTGCTCTATCGCGACCTGCTCGAACTCGCCCAGGGCGAGACCGCCCTCGACGCAGAGACGCTCGAAGCCCGCATCGAGGAGAGCACTGGGCAGACGGTCGACGTCCAGAGCGCGCTCGTCGACGTGGGCGAGGCGCTCGTCGAAGTCCTGTTCGGGAGCGTCACGCAGGTCGTCGGCGTGACGTTCACCGCGACGCTCGGTCTCGCGCTCACGCTCTTTCTCGTCTACTACACCCTCCGGGACGGCCCGGCGTTCGTCGACTGGGCCGCCGACGTGATCCCGCTCCCGCCGGACGTCACCGCTGACCTCTTCGACCAGATCCACCGCACGACCTGGGGCGTCGTCATCGGCCACATCTCCGTCGCGGTGATCCAGGGCCTCGTCGGCGGCGTCGGCCTCTACTTCGCGGGCGTGCCGAACGTCGTCTTCTGGACGTTCGTGATGATCGTTCTGGCACTCTTACCGCTGATCGGTGCGTTCATCATCTGGGGACCGGCCGCGATCTACCTCGTCGCCGTCGACCAGGTCGTTCCGGGGGTCGCGCTCGCGGTCTACGGCATCGTCGTCGTGAGCATGATCGACAACTACGCCCGACCCATCGTGATCGACCGCGAGGCCCACCTCAACCCCGGCGTGATCCTCGTCGGCGTCTTCGGCGGCGTCTACACGCTCGGCTTCACGGGGCTGTTCATCGGACCCATCGTCATCGGCGTGCTCGCGGCAACGCTCGCGACCTTCCGCGAGGACTACGACCGGCTGTAGTCGTCGCGGTCGTCGTCGACGTGATCGCTCGCGGTCCACGCCCCGTCTCCCGGCTCCTCGGGTTCGGGCTCCTCTGGCTCGTCGTCGGCCTGAAACCGGTTCCA
This region of Halalkalicoccus sp. CGA53 genomic DNA includes:
- a CDS encoding ATP-binding protein, which gives rise to MSDPLDVVELLLTAHAYNDDQDLDENDLPPRYRAAFWHDGTIERPLTVTEGLAREVTESADPWDAVSEFMFTTREEFTGKLSLTQPEMAAEWLAGRITENRLAANPALSALYAAGEFDLGFEPDPQAARTNTRPIQADRMWIDKLLETYFDAEDEEDADMLDLVDIRAPEEIEMTLEDLVLTPDQEDEIEKVVKAIEHRDYLAAIGLREIGKLLFVGPPGTGKTTASRAIAHDLDLPFVEVKLSMITSQYLGETAKNVDKVFEVAKRLAPCILFIDEFDFVAKTRRSDEHAAIKRAVNTLLKSIDEVSLIRDDVLLIGATNHPDQLDAAAWRRFDEIVNFPKPDEGMRADIARVITRQMEISEFDPEEIAARTEGLTGSDLRLVLREAVLEALTENRRTLTQRDLLDAIVDFEERDTLKSLDMIEGDHEALVAGGTPTGDGGHDHDHDHDHDH
- a CDS encoding AI-2E family transporter, with protein sequence MNQQRAFVLLAIAISALVSLWIVLPFLQYVLAAVILAYVLFPIHARLAPRIGRRASPVLLIVLTLVAVILPLIYVGTVLYRDLLELAQGETALDAETLEARIEESTGQTVDVQSALVDVGEALVEVLFGSVTQVVGVTFTATLGLALTLFLVYYTLRDGPAFVDWAADVIPLPPDVTADLFDQIHRTTWGVVIGHISVAVIQGLVGGVGLYFAGVPNVVFWTFVMIVLALLPLIGAFIIWGPAAIYLVAVDQVVPGVALAVYGIVVVSMIDNYARPIVIDREAHLNPGVILVGVFGGVYTLGFTGLFIGPIVIGVLAATLATFREDYDRL
- a CDS encoding DsbA family protein, whose product is MQRRLPTRREVLLAVGAAGTVGTAGCLGDDGGAEGDCSGEQREVDVPAMGDPDSGIEVEVYEDFACPSCRTYELDVAPEIKDRYVEPGEISYHTHDFPIPVDDTWSWKVPNAALAVLEDAGEEAYVDFGAEVYELQGEYEADSLAALAASHGADEATVREAIDEEPFCEQIVESRQAGIDRGVEGTPTVVVNDEFLEEWSVEAVSDAIEAER
- a CDS encoding DUF5787 family protein, producing MSEYAFELALCARLEDGERIVSRQLGGAVRAPGNRILDVVCVEPGPEFSDRAAITPETIPPLAIEAGIGVGRARDPHGLIDAHPEFAREAVDEAVDVGFFERERRDGRDLVRQTARYPDWFGAITAIENKPDLAAPGDLERQLRTDVSLGLVDRVILATESYVTRAHLNRLPEEVGVWRVQGGIEVIREPTRLTPAEPGIEILDREPLRTDVAVVSASEKAKKRRRIGERAYGKGWRPALPACANVGVGSVAGSGGLPHCTYYDEVVNPAGCGPDCPGYEEGAVPEFDAAAEREANSPWVAEPDGRVRRQVGLDRFSG
- a CDS encoding DsbA family protein — its product is MPGRREVLLSAMAVGCLAGCLDDDAGDVDGGEQGDGVSDDDTPGSDDDPGATGSDSDDTSEPEGADDGRGDESEEGETADGGEEGSDETENTPRDHPLAADLGSLPTRGDPATATATIVDVSDVSCPLCREFHQGAYEELSSAYIDGGELAYVYRAIPGLDTGWNVPATHALYETLEREGEAAFWSLAEFYYREQDGLDEGNVIERTEEFLHRIVEEPDAVVEAAEIETHTGMIENTIAAAREAGIEGVPTFYLFREGEYLTTIEGNQSAEVFENALSL
- a CDS encoding MBL fold metallo-hydrolase; translation: MRVTLLGTGDTTGTPTAGCDCETCTYAIENGIERSRFSVHVENEETGESLLVDFSPDFRAQFLTHDVALPDAGIVTHVHFDHLDGLGNTYRLFSDLPVHAADEVDPVTGTSVAGTIREKYDYLDRITVSEQRPYEPFTTCGFEVTFVPVDHPPLLCYGLTIEHEGAKLSLSGDTSYGIGDRAREVLSEPDLLLADAIVPASLCEHHPIGGRHRDETGVPRTFGSKHMTREGALALADDLGAEETRLVHVAHFYPVEEAFAAPLAVDGERYVL